In Vicinamibacterales bacterium, a genomic segment contains:
- a CDS encoding UDP-glucose/GDP-mannose dehydrogenase family protein, producing the protein MNVSVFGLGYVGSVSAACFAEDGHTVVGVDVNPGKVASLNEGRSPIVEKGLDDLIRDNVAAGRLRATTSTADAVRDSEISLICVGTPSRRNGSLDLAYLERVAEQIGGALKDKAGYHVVVVRSTVLPGTTHQVVIPAIERTSGKKYGTGFGVTVNPEFLREGTAIHDFRHPPLTLVGHNYASDAEPTRALYRRVDAPIETTTIRTAEMMKYASNTWHALKVAFANEIGNVCKRVGIDSHEVMTIFCKDEKLNLSSYYMKPGFAFGGSCLPKDVRALQYRAKEVDLDVPVINSILGSNQLQIQHAVDEIVETGRKRIGLLGFSFKAGTDDLRESPIVILAEALLGKGYSLCIYDRNVSIARLVGANKDYINQQIPHLSSLLTESIDEVLEKSDVIVVGNGAPEFGDALTRTRPDQVILDLVRVRTDRSQIPGDYRGICW; encoded by the coding sequence ATGAACGTTTCCGTGTTCGGTTTGGGCTATGTCGGCAGCGTGTCCGCCGCGTGTTTCGCGGAGGACGGCCACACGGTCGTGGGCGTCGACGTGAATCCCGGCAAGGTGGCCAGCCTCAACGAGGGACGCAGCCCGATCGTCGAGAAAGGGCTCGACGATCTGATTCGCGACAACGTTGCCGCCGGCCGGCTGCGCGCGACGACCAGCACCGCCGACGCGGTGCGCGACAGCGAGATCTCGCTCATCTGCGTCGGCACGCCGAGCCGCAGGAACGGCAGCCTCGATCTCGCCTACCTGGAGCGCGTCGCCGAGCAGATCGGCGGGGCGCTCAAGGACAAAGCCGGCTACCACGTCGTCGTCGTCCGCAGCACCGTGCTGCCCGGCACGACGCACCAGGTGGTGATTCCGGCGATCGAGCGCACGTCGGGGAAGAAGTACGGCACCGGCTTCGGGGTGACGGTCAATCCGGAGTTCCTCCGCGAGGGCACCGCGATCCACGACTTCCGGCATCCGCCGCTGACGCTCGTCGGCCACAACTACGCGTCCGACGCCGAGCCGACCAGGGCGCTGTACCGGCGGGTCGACGCGCCGATCGAGACGACGACGATCCGCACCGCGGAGATGATGAAGTACGCGAGCAACACCTGGCATGCGCTGAAGGTGGCCTTCGCCAACGAGATCGGCAACGTCTGCAAGCGCGTCGGGATCGACAGCCACGAGGTGATGACGATCTTCTGCAAGGACGAGAAGCTGAATCTCTCGTCGTACTACATGAAGCCGGGATTCGCGTTCGGCGGATCGTGCCTGCCGAAGGACGTCCGCGCGCTGCAGTATCGCGCCAAGGAAGTCGATCTCGACGTGCCGGTGATCAACTCGATCCTGGGCAGCAACCAGCTGCAGATCCAGCACGCCGTCGACGAGATTGTCGAGACCGGCAGGAAGCGCATCGGCCTGCTCGGGTTCAGCTTCAAGGCGGGCACCGACGATCTGCGCGAGAGCCCGATCGTCATCCTGGCGGAGGCGCTGCTCGGCAAGGGCTACTCGCTCTGCATCTACGACAGGAACGTCTCGATCGCGCGGCTGGTGGGAGCGAACAAGGACTACATCAACCAGCAGATTCCGCACCTGTCATCGCTGCTGACCGAGTCGATCGACGAGGTGCTCGAGAAGTCGGACGTGATCGTCGTCGGCAACGGCGCGCCGGAGTTCGGCGACGCGCTGACCCGCACCCGGCCGGATCAGGTGATCCTCGACCTGGTGCGCGTCAGGACGGACCGCTCGCAGATTCCCGGCGACTATCGCGGAATCTGCTGGTAG
- a CDS encoding DUF4097 family beta strand repeat-containing protein, translating to MTHRRRAFTAAAAAALFLTTSAGPASAQDFTWAGAIPQGRAIEIKGVNGDVRAEPSGSNQVEVVAVKSARRDDPASVRIQVVPHEGGVTICAVYPSREGARPNECAPGEGGRNNVQNNDVNVRFTVRVPAGVTFIGKTVNGDVEATRLNGDVVVTTVNGSVTFSTTGGGRASTVNGSIRGDMGRADWSDTLSMNTVNGSITLTLPATLSTEVRASTVNGDINVDFPMSVQGRLSRRRLDGTIGGGGRTLALQTVNGSITLKRE from the coding sequence ATGACACATCGCAGACGTGCGTTCACGGCGGCCGCGGCTGCCGCACTGTTCCTGACCACCAGCGCCGGCCCTGCCTCGGCGCAGGACTTCACGTGGGCTGGCGCCATTCCCCAGGGACGCGCCATCGAAATCAAGGGCGTCAACGGCGACGTCCGGGCCGAGCCGTCCGGCAGCAACCAGGTCGAAGTCGTCGCCGTGAAGTCGGCGCGACGCGACGATCCGGCGAGCGTCCGCATCCAGGTGGTGCCGCACGAGGGCGGCGTCACGATTTGCGCCGTGTATCCGAGCCGGGAGGGCGCGCGCCCCAACGAATGCGCCCCCGGCGAGGGCGGCCGCAACAACGTCCAGAACAACGACGTCAACGTCCGCTTCACCGTCCGCGTGCCGGCCGGCGTCACCTTCATCGGCAAAACGGTGAACGGCGACGTCGAGGCGACCCGGCTCAACGGCGACGTGGTGGTGACGACGGTGAACGGATCGGTCACCTTCTCGACCACCGGCGGCGGTCGGGCCAGCACGGTGAACGGATCGATTCGCGGCGACATGGGGCGCGCCGACTGGTCCGACACGCTGTCGATGAACACCGTCAACGGCAGCATCACGCTGACGCTGCCGGCGACGCTCAGCACCGAGGTGCGGGCCTCGACCGTGAACGGCGACATCAACGTCGACTTTCCGATGTCCGTGCAGGGGCGCCTCTCGCGGCGGCGTCTCGACGGCACGATCGGCGGCGGCGGCCGCACGCTCGCGCTCCAGACGGTGAACGGCAGCATCACCTTGAAGCGCGAGTAG
- a CDS encoding SET domain-containing protein-lysine N-methyltransferase: MIEKRRSGIAGWGVYATQPIPKNKRIIDYAGEKIPNRESLKRERRYLRNGHIWCFKLNRLYVRDAAVGGNIARYINHACKPNCYTQVIGDTIWIRAARNIRKGEELTYDYSTDGEGTIQCRCRPGCKTKF; encoded by the coding sequence TTGATTGAGAAGCGTCGTTCCGGTATCGCGGGTTGGGGCGTCTACGCCACCCAGCCCATCCCCAAGAACAAGCGGATCATCGACTACGCCGGCGAGAAGATCCCCAACCGCGAGAGCCTGAAGCGCGAGCGCCGTTACCTGAGGAACGGGCACATCTGGTGTTTCAAGCTCAATCGCCTCTACGTGCGGGACGCGGCGGTCGGCGGCAACATCGCGCGCTACATCAACCACGCCTGCAAGCCGAACTGCTACACGCAGGTGATCGGCGATACCATCTGGATCCGCGCCGCCCGCAACATCCGCAAGGGCGAGGAACTCACCTACGACTACTCGACGGACGGCGAGGGCACCATCCAGTGCCGGTGCCGGCCCGGCTGCAAAACCAAGTTCTGA
- a CDS encoding radical SAM protein — MEGLISAWGKILRGYRPSLSIEITRECPLRCPGCYAYGDEHLGGEVTLRQVTDYKGQALVDRVLAIVKDENPVHVSIVGGEPLVRFRELNEILPALAARGIYTQLVTSAVRPIPPEWASIPRLQIVVSIDGLQPEHDARRTPATYDRITRHIAGHQITVHCTITRQQAQREGYLEEFAQTWSDNPHVRQLWFSLYTPQIGERSPEILTPHDRERVIAALMLLRRKHRKIKMPEGLLKKYAAPPESPDECIFAQTTSCVSADFEHRITPCQFGGNPDCSQCGCIASAALAAVGSHRLPGGVRVGAIFDASIKVGRVMRGRREAVA, encoded by the coding sequence ATGGAAGGACTGATCAGCGCGTGGGGAAAGATCCTGCGCGGCTACCGCCCCTCGCTCTCGATCGAAATCACGCGTGAATGTCCGCTGCGCTGTCCGGGATGCTACGCCTACGGCGACGAGCACCTCGGCGGCGAGGTGACGCTGCGTCAGGTCACGGACTACAAAGGCCAGGCGCTGGTCGATCGCGTCCTGGCGATCGTCAAGGACGAGAACCCGGTTCACGTCTCGATCGTCGGCGGCGAACCGCTGGTGCGCTTCCGCGAACTGAACGAAATCCTCCCGGCGCTGGCGGCGCGCGGCATCTACACCCAGCTCGTCACCAGCGCGGTGCGCCCGATTCCGCCCGAGTGGGCGTCGATCCCGCGGCTCCAGATCGTCGTCTCGATCGACGGCCTCCAGCCGGAACACGACGCCCGACGCACGCCGGCCACCTACGATCGCATCACCAGGCACATCGCCGGCCACCAGATCACCGTCCACTGCACCATCACGCGGCAGCAGGCGCAGCGCGAAGGCTACCTGGAGGAATTCGCGCAGACGTGGTCGGACAACCCGCACGTGCGGCAGTTGTGGTTCAGTCTCTACACGCCGCAGATCGGCGAGCGCTCGCCGGAGATCCTGACGCCGCACGATCGCGAGCGGGTGATCGCCGCGCTGATGCTGCTGCGGCGCAAGCACCGCAAGATCAAGATGCCGGAAGGGCTGCTGAAGAAATACGCGGCGCCGCCCGAGAGCCCCGACGAGTGCATCTTCGCGCAGACGACGTCGTGCGTCTCGGCCGATTTCGAGCACCGCATCACGCCCTGCCAGTTCGGCGGCAATCCCGACTGCTCGCAGTGCGGCTGCATCGCGTCGGCGGCGCTGGCCGCCGTCGGGTCGCACCGGCTGCCGGGCGGCGTGCGCGTCGGCGCGATCTTCGACGCCTCGATCAAGGTGGGCCGCGTCATGCGCGGCCGGCGCGAGGCGGTGGCCTGA
- a CDS encoding glycosyltransferase, translating into MKLLWLNAGLLLPLDKGGKLRTWHVMRHLAARHDITYLSFADAGQTAADRAGMREVCSRLETVPRHDPAKGTWRFYADAARYVVDAVPYAVAKYRSAAYRRRLEDLLARDRFDAVVCDFLPPVVNLPAQLPCPSIVFTHNVEAEIWRRHAEQASNPLSKRLLTQQWRRMLRFEAAALARFDLTLAVSDADRRTFERLYPRSLSHPVHVVQTGVQTDFFTPAATAAERTHMVFTGSMDWLPNEDGMTYFCREILPRIRQSEPDATLSIIGRAPTPAVRKLAEIPGVEVTGRVDDVRPHIARGAVYVVPLRIGGGTRLKIFEAMSMAKAVVSTTVGAEGLPVTSDRNIVIADEPDRFAERVVGLMRDGAARRAIESAARQLVVERYDWSAVAEDFEDALRRAADVSDRQRAIA; encoded by the coding sequence ATGAAGCTTCTCTGGCTCAACGCGGGGCTGCTCCTGCCGCTCGACAAGGGGGGCAAGCTCCGCACCTGGCACGTCATGCGGCATCTCGCCGCGCGCCACGACATCACCTATCTGTCGTTCGCCGACGCCGGTCAGACGGCGGCGGATCGCGCCGGCATGCGCGAGGTCTGCTCGCGCCTCGAGACGGTGCCGCGTCACGATCCCGCCAAGGGGACCTGGCGGTTCTACGCCGACGCCGCACGCTACGTCGTCGACGCCGTGCCCTACGCCGTCGCCAAGTACCGCTCGGCCGCATATCGCCGCCGCCTCGAGGACCTCCTGGCGCGCGATCGCTTCGACGCCGTGGTCTGCGACTTCCTGCCGCCGGTGGTCAACCTGCCGGCGCAGCTGCCGTGCCCGTCGATCGTGTTCACCCACAACGTCGAGGCGGAGATCTGGCGCCGTCACGCCGAGCAGGCGTCCAACCCGCTCTCGAAGCGTCTGCTGACGCAGCAGTGGCGACGGATGCTCCGCTTCGAGGCGGCGGCGCTGGCGCGGTTCGACCTCACCCTCGCCGTGTCTGACGCGGATCGGCGCACGTTCGAGCGTTTGTATCCGCGCAGCCTCAGCCACCCGGTGCACGTGGTGCAGACCGGCGTGCAGACCGATTTCTTCACGCCCGCGGCGACGGCGGCCGAACGCACCCACATGGTCTTCACCGGCTCGATGGACTGGCTGCCCAACGAAGACGGAATGACCTATTTCTGCCGCGAGATCCTTCCGCGGATCCGCCAGTCGGAACCGGACGCCACGCTCAGCATCATCGGACGCGCCCCGACGCCGGCGGTCAGGAAGCTCGCGGAGATTCCCGGGGTCGAGGTGACCGGGCGCGTCGACGACGTGCGGCCGCACATCGCCCGGGGCGCGGTCTACGTCGTCCCGCTCAGGATCGGCGGCGGCACGCGGCTGAAGATTTTCGAGGCGATGTCGATGGCCAAGGCGGTGGTCTCGACGACGGTGGGGGCCGAGGGGCTGCCGGTCACCAGCGACCGCAACATCGTCATTGCTGACGAGCCGGACCGGTTTGCGGAGCGTGTCGTGGGCTTGATGCGCGACGGGGCGGCGCGCCGGGCCATCGAGTCGGCGGCCCGGCAGCTGGTGGTCGAGCGCTACGACTGGTCGGCGGTCGCCGAGGACTTCGAGGACGCACTACGCAGAGCAGCGGATGTCAGCGATCGGCAACGCGCGATCGCATAG
- a CDS encoding YqiA/YcfP family alpha/beta fold hydrolase yields the protein MRVVYLHGFASSPQSGKASFLAAQYRALGVGFDAPDLNLPDFSTLTVTRMIEQTHQILTAAASPVTLIGSSLGGFVAVHAAATWPERVERLVLMAPALEFSSEGPGGPGGADVAEWRRNGSLMVFHHSYGRMMPIHYGLYADARRYDAAAVTLPMPVLVFQGRRDDAVDPASVERWVRGRPNVTLHMLDDDHQLSGSRDFIWSALYQQIPR from the coding sequence ATGCGAGTGGTCTACCTGCACGGTTTTGCATCGTCGCCGCAGTCGGGCAAGGCGAGCTTCCTCGCCGCGCAGTATCGGGCGCTCGGTGTCGGGTTCGACGCGCCCGATCTGAATCTGCCGGATTTCTCGACGTTGACCGTCACACGGATGATCGAGCAGACGCACCAGATCCTGACCGCCGCCGCCTCGCCGGTGACGCTGATCGGCTCGAGCCTGGGGGGATTCGTCGCGGTGCACGCCGCGGCCACGTGGCCGGAGCGGGTCGAGCGTCTGGTGCTGATGGCTCCGGCGCTGGAGTTTTCCAGCGAAGGCCCGGGCGGCCCCGGCGGCGCCGACGTGGCGGAGTGGCGCCGCAACGGCAGCCTGATGGTCTTCCATCATTCGTACGGCCGAATGATGCCGATCCACTACGGGCTGTACGCGGACGCCCGCCGCTACGACGCGGCGGCGGTCACGCTGCCGATGCCGGTGCTGGTGTTTCAGGGGCGGCGCGATGACGCCGTCGATCCCGCGTCAGTGGAGCGCTGGGTGCGCGGGCGTCCGAACGTCACCCTTCACATGCTGGACGACGACCACCAGCTCTCCGGCTCCCGCGACTTCATCTGGTCGGCGCTCTACCAGCAGATTCCGCGATAG
- a CDS encoding YajQ family cyclic di-GMP-binding protein: MAQAASFDITSTVDLQEVDNAVNQARKEVAQRYDFKGSRAAIDLNKADNTIVLTADDDFKMTALWEILQARMVRRGVPTKNLTPGETQRAANDTVKRTITLQQGIPTEAAKEIVKFLKERKLKKVQAAIMADQVRVTSPSKDELQEAMRQLREHDFGCALQFGNYRG, encoded by the coding sequence ATGGCACAGGCGGCCTCCTTCGACATCACGTCCACCGTCGATCTGCAGGAAGTCGACAATGCCGTGAACCAGGCGCGGAAAGAGGTGGCGCAGCGCTACGACTTCAAGGGCTCGCGCGCCGCCATCGATCTGAACAAGGCCGACAACACCATCGTCCTCACCGCCGACGACGACTTCAAGATGACGGCGCTGTGGGAGATCCTGCAGGCGCGCATGGTGCGGCGCGGCGTGCCGACGAAGAACCTGACGCCGGGCGAGACGCAGCGGGCGGCGAACGACACCGTCAAGCGCACCATCACCCTGCAGCAGGGGATCCCGACCGAGGCGGCCAAGGAGATCGTGAAGTTCCTGAAGGAACGGAAGCTCAAAAAGGTGCAGGCCGCGATCATGGCCGACCAGGTGCGCGTCACCTCCCCCTCCAAGGACGAGCTTCAGGAAGCGATGCGGCAACTCCGCGAGCACGACTTCGGCTGCGCCCTGCAATTCGGCAATTACCGGGGTTAG
- the asnB gene encoding asparagine synthase (glutamine-hydrolyzing), translated as MCGIAGRFNFDPLRPLDRGVLQAMTDVVAHRGPDASGYHLAPGIGLGHRRLSIIDLSTGDQPLANEDGTVWTVFNGEIYNFAEVRAELTALGHRFRTGSDTEIIVHGYEQWGERCVERFRGMFAFAVWDAKARRLMLARDRVGVKPLYYAELPGRGLVFGSELKSLLEDPEVPREWRPDAIDAFLTLLYIPAPATIYAGIHKLEPGHVLIAEKGTVRTSRYWDLTFTGDGDARREADYLEELDALLRESVALRQIADVPLGAFLSGGIDSSAVAAYMVETSPRPPVTISVGFEHAAYDELSHARRVAEHLGCEFHPRTVTPDIVSLLPKLAWHFDEPFADSSAVPTYYVSKAARELVTVALSGDGGDELWAGYARHRVERWEQTARATLGAAAPLAGRLAQALPLSVKGARSLRHLAADPAQAYALKHAYGMFEPQAKARLYSGDFAARVRHADPFDTFRAAYRRCRSLDPLDRGLYVDVHTYMVDDILTKVDRMSMAVSLEAREPLLDHRLLEFAARVPTSLKLKEGRGKHLLRRALERKVPREILERGKQGFEAPIGEWLRGPLAPMADALLADGRLRERGIFEHREVSRLWSEHRAGRADHRHRLWQLLMLELWFRQFIDQAPASRAEYAEAI; from the coding sequence ATGTGCGGTATCGCCGGACGCTTCAACTTCGACCCCTTGCGGCCACTCGATCGCGGGGTGCTGCAGGCGATGACCGACGTCGTCGCGCATCGTGGCCCCGACGCCTCGGGCTATCACCTGGCGCCGGGCATCGGCCTCGGACATCGCCGCCTCAGCATCATCGATCTCTCGACCGGCGATCAGCCGCTGGCCAACGAAGACGGCACCGTGTGGACGGTGTTCAACGGCGAGATCTACAACTTCGCCGAGGTGCGCGCCGAGCTGACCGCCCTGGGCCATCGCTTCCGCACCGGCTCGGACACCGAGATCATCGTGCACGGCTACGAGCAGTGGGGCGAGCGCTGCGTCGAGCGCTTCCGCGGCATGTTCGCGTTCGCGGTGTGGGACGCCAAGGCGCGGCGGCTGATGCTGGCGCGCGATCGCGTCGGCGTCAAGCCGCTCTACTACGCCGAACTGCCCGGGCGCGGGCTGGTGTTCGGATCGGAGCTGAAGTCGCTGCTCGAGGATCCGGAGGTTCCCCGCGAATGGCGCCCGGACGCGATTGACGCGTTCCTGACGCTGCTCTACATCCCGGCGCCGGCGACGATCTACGCCGGCATTCACAAGCTCGAGCCGGGCCACGTGCTCATCGCGGAGAAGGGGACGGTCCGCACGTCGCGGTATTGGGACCTGACGTTCACCGGCGACGGCGACGCGCGGCGCGAGGCGGACTATCTCGAGGAGCTGGACGCGCTGCTGCGCGAGTCGGTGGCGCTGCGGCAGATCGCCGACGTGCCGCTCGGCGCCTTCCTCTCCGGCGGCATCGACTCGAGCGCCGTGGCGGCCTACATGGTCGAAACCAGCCCGCGGCCGCCGGTGACGATCTCGGTCGGCTTCGAACACGCCGCGTACGACGAGCTGTCTCACGCCCGCCGCGTGGCGGAGCATCTCGGCTGCGAATTCCATCCGCGGACGGTGACGCCGGACATCGTGTCGCTGCTGCCGAAGCTCGCCTGGCACTTCGACGAGCCGTTCGCCGATTCATCGGCAGTGCCGACGTACTACGTGTCGAAGGCGGCGCGCGAGCTGGTCACCGTGGCGCTGTCCGGCGACGGCGGCGACGAGCTGTGGGCCGGCTACGCCAGACATCGCGTCGAGCGCTGGGAGCAGACGGCGCGCGCCACGCTCGGCGCCGCCGCGCCGCTTGCCGGCCGGCTGGCGCAGGCCCTGCCGCTGTCGGTAAAGGGCGCCCGATCGCTGCGCCATCTCGCGGCGGATCCGGCGCAGGCCTACGCCCTGAAACATGCCTACGGGATGTTCGAGCCGCAGGCCAAGGCGCGCCTCTACTCCGGCGATTTCGCCGCCCGCGTGCGGCACGCCGACCCCTTCGACACCTTCCGCGCCGCCTACCGCCGCTGCCGATCGCTCGATCCGCTGGATCGCGGGCTCTACGTCGACGTGCACACCTACATGGTCGACGACATCCTGACCAAGGTCGACCGGATGAGCATGGCGGTGTCGCTCGAGGCGCGCGAGCCGCTCCTCGATCACCGGCTGCTCGAGTTCGCGGCGCGCGTGCCGACGTCGCTGAAGCTGAAAGAGGGGCGCGGCAAGCACCTGCTGCGGCGCGCCCTCGAGCGCAAGGTGCCGCGCGAGATCCTCGAGCGGGGCAAGCAGGGTTTCGAAGCGCCGATCGGCGAGTGGCTGCGCGGCCCGCTCGCGCCGATGGCCGACGCACTGCTCGCCGACGGCCGGCTGCGCGAGCGCGGCATCTTCGAGCATCGGGAAGTGAGCCGGCTGTGGAGCGAGCACCGCGCCGGCCGCGCCGATCACCGGCACCGGCTCTGGCAGCTGCTGATGCTCGAACTGTGGTTCCGCCAGTTCATCGACCAGGCGCCGGCCTCGCGCGCCGAGTACGCGGAGGCGATCTAG
- the asnB gene encoding asparagine synthase (glutamine-hydrolyzing), producing the protein MCGIAGIVAGDHLTPDERARLPFMRDVITHRGPDDAGLFVDDRAGLAHRRLSIVDLASGHQPLGNEDGTVVIVFNGEIYNHAEIRPVLEAHGHVYRTRCDTETIVHAYEQWGDACVERFRGMFAFAIWDAKRQRLLLARDRLGIKPLYWTVVRNRLIFGSEIKAILESGLVRARANERALPELLGTRYLSGAETLFTGIHRLLPGHLLVFERGVATPRQWWDVPVGRRDPSLDGLNEAQIVERFRARLEDAVRTRLMADVPLGMFLSGGLDSSAIAALMARMIDRPLQTFSVAFKQRAFSELEYARQVATAINAEAHEIVIDEHDFFDALPRLIWHEDEPIAHPSSVPLYFVSRLASAHVKVVLTGEGSDELLAGYGKYPRALANWRAGAIWDLAPDPLRDFVTGTIVPRLPARAARYARRSFLAMPRTPEAMFFDNFAAIGLRRQASLLDPRIAAFATPEAYAASRAYFDAPNGRSTTLDRLLYADLKTYLVELLMKQDQMSMAASIESRVPFLDHHLVEFAAALPPRMKLRGFSTKWILREAVKSILPAAILTRKKMGFPVPFSLWMRGRAGDVAREVLLDRRTRQRGIINAPAVANLLAAHQRGENDGGDALWSLLNLELWYRTFIDGDGVQTLPPPSFGAEAPSVQAIA; encoded by the coding sequence ATGTGCGGCATTGCCGGCATCGTCGCTGGCGATCACCTGACCCCGGATGAACGGGCGCGGCTGCCGTTCATGCGCGACGTCATCACCCATCGCGGGCCGGACGACGCCGGATTGTTCGTCGACGATCGCGCCGGCCTGGCCCATCGCCGGCTCAGCATCGTCGACCTCGCGTCCGGACACCAGCCGCTCGGCAACGAAGACGGCACGGTGGTCATCGTCTTCAACGGCGAAATCTACAACCACGCCGAGATCCGGCCGGTGCTCGAGGCGCACGGGCACGTCTACCGGACGCGCTGCGACACCGAGACGATCGTGCACGCCTACGAGCAATGGGGCGACGCCTGCGTCGAGCGCTTCCGCGGCATGTTCGCCTTCGCGATCTGGGACGCCAAGCGGCAGCGGCTGCTCCTCGCCCGCGATCGCCTCGGCATCAAGCCGCTCTACTGGACCGTCGTCCGCAACCGGCTGATTTTCGGATCGGAGATCAAGGCGATTCTCGAGAGCGGGCTGGTGCGCGCCAGGGCGAACGAGCGCGCGCTGCCCGAGCTCCTCGGGACCAGGTACCTGTCGGGCGCCGAAACGCTCTTCACCGGCATCCACCGTCTGCTGCCCGGCCATCTGCTCGTCTTCGAGCGCGGCGTGGCGACGCCGCGGCAATGGTGGGACGTGCCGGTGGGGCGCCGCGATCCCTCGCTCGACGGGTTGAACGAGGCGCAGATCGTCGAGCGGTTCCGCGCCAGGCTCGAAGACGCGGTGCGCACCCGGCTGATGGCCGACGTGCCGCTCGGGATGTTCCTGTCCGGCGGCCTCGACAGCAGCGCCATCGCGGCGTTGATGGCGCGGATGATCGATCGTCCGCTGCAGACGTTCTCGGTCGCGTTCAAGCAGCGGGCGTTCAGCGAGCTCGAGTACGCCCGGCAGGTGGCGACGGCGATCAACGCCGAGGCGCACGAGATCGTCATCGACGAGCATGACTTCTTCGACGCGCTCCCCCGCCTGATCTGGCACGAGGACGAACCGATCGCGCATCCCTCGAGCGTGCCGCTCTACTTCGTGTCCCGGCTCGCCAGCGCGCACGTCAAGGTGGTGCTCACGGGCGAGGGGAGCGACGAACTGCTCGCCGGGTACGGGAAGTACCCGCGCGCGCTGGCGAACTGGCGCGCCGGGGCGATCTGGGATCTCGCGCCCGATCCGCTGCGCGACTTCGTCACCGGCACGATCGTGCCGCGGCTGCCGGCACGCGCCGCCCGCTACGCCCGGCGCTCGTTCCTGGCGATGCCGCGCACGCCGGAGGCGATGTTCTTCGACAATTTCGCCGCCATCGGACTGCGGCGCCAGGCCTCGCTGCTCGATCCGCGGATCGCCGCGTTCGCCACGCCCGAGGCCTACGCCGCCTCCCGCGCCTACTTCGACGCGCCGAACGGCCGGAGCACGACGCTCGATCGGCTGCTCTACGCCGACCTCAAGACGTACCTGGTGGAACTGCTGATGAAGCAGGACCAGATGAGCATGGCGGCCTCGATCGAGAGCCGCGTGCCGTTCCTGGATCACCACCTCGTGGAGTTCGCCGCCGCGCTGCCTCCACGGATGAAACTGCGCGGCTTCTCCACCAAGTGGATTCTCCGCGAGGCGGTGAAATCGATCCTGCCCGCTGCGATTCTGACCCGGAAGAAGATGGGATTCCCGGTCCCGTTCTCGCTCTGGATGCGCGGACGGGCCGGCGACGTCGCGCGCGAAGTGCTGCTCGACCGGCGCACCCGTCAGCGCGGCATCATCAACGCCCCCGCCGTCGCCAACCTCCTCGCCGCGCACCAACGCGGCGAGAACGACGGCGGGGACGCCCTGTGGAGCCTGCTCAATCTCGAGCTCTGGTACCGCACCTTCATCGACGGCGACGGCGTGCAGACGCTGCCGCCGCCTTCGTTCGGGGCGGAGGCCCCCTCCGTACAGGCGATCGCATGA